The segment CCCTTTGTCAGCAAACACACTTGGGAAGGTGATGCATCATTCCATGTTTTATTactgaaattttattttatgataacaCTCATTCTGCctcaaaaacacaatttattcCCTTATCCTGTACTAATTGATCTTTATGAAATGGACTATCAACAATGTTAAACATACTAATTGAACATGTCCATGCTAGAAGATTAACGTTAAGAATGACACCAATTCAATTCCCTACATCATTAAGAAAAAGTTTGTAGTATTACTTATATTGCGATCTACTTTGCAATTAAGCTGATATATGTCTTATGTACTGTAGATTGCAGGTGGACTATGTGATAACTTGTTAACCTGCATCGTTCGAGCATGGGACTACAATAAACCCCTTTTTGTGGCACCAGCCATGAATACATTGATGTGGAATAATCCATTCACAGAACGACACCTTATGGTAATTGATGAGCTTGGAATCTCTCTCATACCACCAGTTTCAAAAAGACTAGCTTGTGGAGATTATGGAAATGGCGCTATGGCTGAACCTTCTCTCATCTACTCAACTGTAAGACTCTTCTATGAGTCACGGTCACAATCAGGTGGCATCAACTTGGCTTGATTCACAgatcattaaattttattcatcgGTTTGTACAAGTGGTAGAAATTGTTGAAATTCAGGACCTGGAACAGTGTTACTTAGCATACACCAGTTgtgtttatttttctcctaaattCTTCACCTCTTTAACTTGTGTCATGTTTGTATCCAAGAGGTAACTTTCAGTCAAGTTTCATGTTCATAGTAGTCGATTGGCTCTTAATATTATGCAACTCTATATAGTAACTGCTACTAATTATGTATATGATCATGATCATGATCATGAACAAATAAATGTGTGATGGGAGAGTTGATGTAGCTGTTTTTGGGTCAGTATGAATGTACTTTTGTGTTCGTGTTTCTCTCTGTTAACAGAGAATAGGGGAAATCATGGTGGAAACTCCCATTGTGGCACTAGAGAAGTTGGTTATAAGGCAGATCAAGGATTTAAAGGACTACGTAAGTTAGAGTTA is part of the Solanum pennellii chromosome 8, SPENNV200 genome and harbors:
- the LOC107028640 gene encoding phosphopantothenoylcysteine decarboxylase-like, which encodes MTSEMEPVQINGAPRRPRILLAASGSVASIKFANLCRCFSEWAEVKAVATKPSLHFIDKASLPEDVILYTDEEEWSTWKKIGDSVLHIELRRWADIMVIAPLSANTLGKIAGGLCDNLLTCIVRAWDYNKPLFVAPAMNTLMWNNPFTERHLMVIDELGISLIPPVSKRLACGDYGNGAMAEPSLIYSTVRLFYESRSQSGGINLA